One window of Saccharopolyspora phatthalungensis genomic DNA carries:
- a CDS encoding DUF4232 domain-containing protein: protein MPNRTRMLGAIAGLFTGALLLAGCGQPVSDSAVSPSEVGWSSRTPSGVATSASLVDSNNSAQPTGAKCSAADFAVDLNVQPGRPGILLMAVTNRSTWVCSLNGWADVVPQDMAGTSRPDVPSEQVEVPGAPTEISLASGETAFAGVRLELGDKADDHTVVTTGFRAHLPGAEGTVNADIIGTGGSAYGAGYPEFPIKSMQVGSLQPSAQGVTAF, encoded by the coding sequence ACCGGGGCGCTGCTGCTAGCTGGCTGCGGCCAGCCCGTAAGCGACTCTGCCGTGTCTCCCAGCGAGGTCGGCTGGAGCTCCCGGACACCAAGCGGCGTGGCCACCTCGGCGAGCCTGGTCGACTCGAACAACAGCGCGCAGCCAACCGGCGCGAAGTGCTCGGCCGCCGACTTCGCGGTCGACCTGAACGTCCAGCCGGGCCGCCCCGGCATCCTGCTGATGGCCGTGACGAACAGGTCGACGTGGGTCTGCTCGCTCAACGGCTGGGCCGACGTCGTACCGCAGGACATGGCGGGCACCTCGCGCCCCGACGTGCCGAGCGAGCAGGTCGAGGTTCCCGGCGCGCCAACGGAAATCAGCCTTGCCTCGGGCGAAACCGCGTTCGCCGGGGTGCGCCTCGAACTCGGCGACAAGGCTGATGACCACACCGTGGTCACCACCGGCTTCAGGGCGCACCTGCCGGGCGCCGAAGGCACGGTGAACGCCGACATCATCGGCACGGGTGGCAGCGCCTACGGTGCGGGCTACCCCGAGTTCCCGATCAAGTCGATGCAGGTCGGCAGCCTCCAGCCCAGCGCCCAGGGTGTCACCGCCTTCTGA